The Roseovarius indicus genome has a segment encoding these proteins:
- a CDS encoding helix-turn-helix transcriptional regulator, whose product MKNRIQDLRRQRGWSQADLASQLGVSRQTVNALERGRYDPSLPLAFTIARVLGESIEDIFQPDPE is encoded by the coding sequence ATGAAGAACCGCATCCAGGATCTGCGCCGCCAGCGCGGCTGGTCGCAAGCCGACCTTGCCAGCCAGCTCGGCGTCTCCCGCCAGACGGTCAACGCCCTCGAACGCGGCCGCTACGACCCCAGCCTGCCGCTGGCCTTCACCATCGCCCGCGTGCTCGGCGAAAGCATCGAGGATATCTTCCAGCCCGATCCCGAATAG
- the rpoC gene encoding DNA-directed RNA polymerase subunit beta', producing MNQELTNNPFNPAAPAKVFDEIKVSLASPERILSWSYGEIKKPETINYRTFKPERDGLFCARIFGPIKDYECLCGKYKRMKYRGVVCEKCGVEVTLQKVRRERMGHIELAAPCAHIWFLKSLPSRIGLMLDMTLRDLERVLYFENYVVIEPGLTDLTYGQMLTEEEFMDAQDAYGMDAFTANIGAEAIREMLQNIDLEGEAEQLRADLAEATGELKPKKIIKRLKVVESFIESGNRPEWMVMTVIPVIPPELRPLVPLDGGRFATSDLNDLYRRVINRNNRLKRLIELRAPDIIVRNEKRMLQESVDALFDNGRRGRVITGANKRPLKSLSDMLKGKQGRFRQNLLGKRVDFSGRSVIVTGPELKLHQCGLPKKMALELFKPFIYSRLEAKGMSSTVKQAKKLVEKERPEVWDILDEVIREHPVLLNRAPTLHRLGIQAFEPVLIEGKAIQLHPLVCSAFNADFDGDQMAVHVPLSLEAQLEARVLMMSTNNVLSPANGAPIIVPSQDMVLGLYYTSIMRAGMKGEGMVFSSIDEVQHALDSGEVHLHAKITARIPQIDEEGNEVMQRFETTPGRVRIGALLPLNAKAPFELANRLLRKKEVQQVIDTVYRYCGQKESVIFCDQIMSMGFKEAFRAGISFGKDDMVIPDQKWTIVEETREQVKGFEQQYMDGLITQGEKYNKVVDAWSKCNDQVTDAMMGTISAEITDESGAVQEPNSVYMMAHSGARGSVTQMKQLGGMRGLMAKPNGDIIETPIISNFKEGLTVLEYFNSTHGARKGLSDTALKTANSGYLTRRLVDVAQDCIVRQHDCGTERAITAEAAVNDGEVVASLAERVLGRVAAEDILNPATNEVVVAHGQLIDERLSDAIDQAAVQTARIRSPLTCEADDGVCAMCYGRDLARGTMVNTGEAVGIIAAQSIGEPGTQLTMRTFHIGGVAQGGQQSFLEASQAGTIVFEAAQTLENSAGETLVMGRNMKLRIMGENDQELASHKIGYGTKLFVKEGDKVQRGDKLFEWDPYTLPILAEKSGMARFVDLTNGVSVREVTDDATGMTQKIVSDWRAAPRGNELKPEILIADADGEPVRNDAGHPVTYPMSVDAILSIEDGQDVSAGDVVARIPREGAKTKDITGGLPRVAELFEARRPKDHAIIAEIDGYVRYGRDYKNKRRISIEPADESLEPVEYMVPKGKHIPVQEGDYVQKGDYIMDGNPAPHDILSIMGVEALADYMINEVQEVYRLQGVKINDKHIEVVVRQMLQKWEILDSGETTLLKGEHVDKAEFDAANEKAIERGKRPAQGEPILLGITKASLQTRSFISAASFQETTRVLTEASVQGKRDKLVGLKENVIVGRLIPAGTGGATLKVRSIAQGRDNVVIEARREEAEAAAALAAPDANDVVGGDDFDNFVETPESRED from the coding sequence ATACCGCGGCGTCGTCTGCGAGAAATGCGGCGTCGAGGTCACGCTCCAGAAGGTCCGGCGCGAGCGCATGGGCCATATCGAGCTGGCCGCGCCCTGCGCCCATATCTGGTTCCTGAAATCGCTGCCCTCGCGCATCGGCCTCATGCTCGACATGACCCTGCGTGACCTGGAACGCGTGCTCTACTTCGAGAACTACGTCGTGATCGAACCGGGCCTGACCGACCTGACCTACGGCCAGATGCTCACCGAAGAAGAGTTCATGGACGCCCAGGACGCCTACGGCATGGATGCCTTCACCGCCAATATCGGCGCCGAGGCCATCCGCGAGATGCTGCAGAACATCGACCTCGAAGGAGAGGCCGAGCAGCTGCGCGCCGATCTGGCCGAGGCCACCGGTGAACTCAAGCCCAAGAAGATCATCAAGCGCCTCAAGGTCGTCGAGTCGTTCATCGAATCCGGCAACCGCCCGGAATGGATGGTCATGACCGTGATCCCGGTCATTCCGCCGGAACTGCGCCCGCTGGTCCCGCTGGATGGCGGCCGTTTCGCGACCTCCGACCTCAACGACCTCTACCGCCGCGTGATCAACCGGAACAACCGCCTCAAGCGGCTGATCGAACTGCGCGCGCCCGACATCATCGTCCGCAACGAAAAGCGGATGCTGCAGGAATCGGTCGACGCGCTCTTCGACAACGGCCGCCGCGGCCGGGTCATCACCGGTGCCAACAAGCGCCCGCTCAAGTCGCTCTCCGACATGCTCAAGGGCAAGCAGGGCCGCTTCCGCCAGAACCTTCTGGGTAAACGGGTCGACTTCTCGGGCCGTTCGGTCATCGTGACCGGCCCGGAACTCAAGCTGCACCAGTGCGGCCTGCCCAAGAAGATGGCGCTCGAACTCTTCAAGCCGTTCATCTACTCGCGGCTCGAAGCCAAGGGCATGTCCTCGACCGTGAAGCAGGCCAAGAAACTGGTCGAGAAAGAGCGCCCCGAGGTCTGGGATATCCTCGACGAGGTGATCCGTGAGCACCCGGTTCTCCTGAACCGCGCGCCCACGCTTCACCGTCTCGGCATCCAGGCGTTCGAACCGGTCCTCATCGAAGGCAAGGCCATCCAGCTTCACCCGCTCGTCTGCTCGGCCTTCAACGCCGACTTCGACGGTGACCAGATGGCCGTGCACGTCCCCCTCTCGCTGGAAGCCCAGCTCGAGGCGCGCGTGCTGATGATGTCGACGAACAACGTTCTGTCGCCCGCCAACGGCGCACCGATCATCGTTCCCTCGCAGGACATGGTTCTCGGCCTCTACTACACCTCGATCATGCGGGCCGGCATGAAGGGCGAAGGCATGGTCTTCTCCTCGATCGACGAAGTGCAGCACGCGCTCGACTCGGGCGAGGTGCACCTGCACGCCAAGATCACCGCGCGCATTCCCCAGATCGACGAGGAAGGCAACGAGGTGATGCAGCGGTTCGAAACCACGCCGGGCCGTGTCCGCATCGGCGCGCTCCTGCCGCTCAACGCCAAAGCGCCCTTCGAACTCGCCAACCGCCTCCTTCGCAAGAAAGAGGTGCAGCAGGTCATCGACACCGTCTACCGCTACTGCGGCCAGAAGGAGAGCGTGATCTTCTGTGACCAGATCATGAGCATGGGCTTCAAGGAAGCCTTCCGCGCCGGCATTTCCTTCGGCAAGGACGACATGGTCATCCCCGATCAGAAGTGGACCATCGTCGAGGAAACCCGCGAACAGGTGAAGGGCTTCGAACAACAGTACATGGACGGCCTGATCACCCAGGGCGAAAAGTACAACAAGGTTGTCGACGCATGGTCGAAGTGTAACGACCAGGTGACCGACGCGATGATGGGCACCATCTCCGCCGAGATCACCGACGAAAGCGGCGCCGTGCAGGAACCCAACAGCGTCTACATGATGGCGCACTCGGGTGCCCGGGGCTCGGTCACCCAGATGAAACAGCTGGGCGGGATGCGCGGCCTGATGGCGAAGCCGAACGGCGACATCATCGAGACGCCGATCATCTCGAACTTCAAGGAAGGTCTGACCGTGCTGGAGTACTTCAACTCCACCCACGGCGCCCGGAAGGGTCTGTCGGACACCGCCCTGAAGACGGCCAACTCGGGTTACCTCACCCGCCGTCTCGTCGACGTCGCGCAGGACTGCATCGTGCGTCAGCACGATTGCGGCACCGAGCGTGCGATCACCGCCGAGGCCGCCGTGAACGACGGTGAAGTGGTGGCGTCGCTGGCCGAGCGCGTGCTGGGCCGTGTCGCGGCCGAGGATATCCTCAACCCCGCGACCAACGAGGTCGTCGTGGCCCATGGTCAGCTGATCGATGAACGCCTCTCCGACGCGATCGACCAGGCAGCCGTGCAAACCGCGCGGATCCGCAGCCCGCTGACTTGTGAGGCCGACGATGGCGTCTGTGCCATGTGCTATGGCCGCGACCTCGCGCGCGGCACCATGGTCAACACCGGCGAGGCGGTCGGCATCATCGCCGCCCAGTCGATCGGTGAACCCGGCACCCAGCTGACGATGCGGACCTTCCACATCGGCGGCGTGGCGCAGGGTGGCCAGCAGTCGTTCCTCGAGGCCAGCCAGGCCGGCACGATCGTGTTCGAAGCCGCCCAGACGCTCGAGAACTCGGCGGGCGAAACCCTCGTCATGGGCCGCAACATGAAACTGCGGATCATGGGCGAGAACGACCAGGAGCTTGCCAGCCACAAGATCGGTTACGGCACCAAGCTCTTCGTCAAGGAAGGCGACAAGGTCCAGCGTGGCGACAAGCTGTTCGAATGGGATCCGTATACCCTGCCGATCCTGGCCGAGAAGAGCGGTATGGCCCGTTTCGTCGACCTCACCAACGGCGTCTCCGTGCGCGAGGTGACCGACGATGCCACCGGCATGACCCAGAAGATCGTGTCCGACTGGCGCGCCGCCCCCCGCGGCAACGAGCTGAAGCCGGAAATCCTGATCGCCGACGCCGATGGCGAACCGGTGCGCAACGATGCCGGTCACCCGGTCACCTACCCGATGTCGGTCGACGCCATCCTGTCGATCGAAGACGGTCAGGATGTCAGCGCCGGTGACGTGGTCGCCCGGATCCCGCGCGAAGGCGCCAAGACCAAGGACATCACCGGCGGTCTGCCGCGTGTGGCCGAACTCTTCGAGGCACGTCGCCCGAAGGATCACGCCATCATCGCGGAAATCGACGGCTACGTCCGCTATGGCCGCGACTACAAGAACAAGCGCCGGATCAGCATCGAACCGGCCGACGAGTCGCTGGAGCCGGTCGAGTACATGGTGCCCAAGGGCAAGCACATCCCCGTTCAGGAAGGGGACTACGTGCAAAAGGGCGACTACATCATGGACGGCAACCCCGCCCCCCACGACATTCTGTCGATCATGGGTGTCGAGGCTCTGGCCGATTACATGATCAACGAGGTGCAGGAGGTCTATCGTCTTCAGGGCGTGAAGATCAACGACAAGCACATCGAGGTGGTCGTCCGCCAGATGCTCCAGAAGTGGGAGATCCTCGACAGCGGGGAAACCACGCTTCTCAAGGGCGAGCATGTGGACAAGGCCGAATTCGACGCGGCCAACGAAAAGGCGATCGAACGGGGCAAACGCCCGGCTCAGGGCGAGCCGATCCTTCTGGGGATCACCAAGGCCTCGCTGCAGACCCGGTCGTTCATCTCGGCGGCATCGTTCCAGGAAACCACGCGCGTGCTGACCGAAGCCTCGGTTCAGGGCAAGCGTGACAAGCTGGTCGGCCTCAAGGAAAACGTCATCGTCGGTCGCCTCATCCCGGCGGGCACCGGTGGCGCGACCCTCAAGGTCCGCTCGATCGCCCAGGGCCGCGACAACGTGGTCATCGAGGCCCGCCGCGAGGAGGCCGAAGCGGCCGCCGCGCTGGCAGCTCCCGATGCCAACGACGTGGTCGGCGGCGACGATTTCGACAACTTCGTCGAGACGCCCGAGAGCCGCGAAGACTGA